ATGAGAAGACCATAAGGGCACAATGCAGGAAATATCTCTCGTCATTTCAAAAACTTAACAAAAATACCGAAGTAATTTATGCCAGCAAGGCATTTATCTCTATTGCGATGTGTCAAATAATTCAAGAAGAAGGACTCTCCTTAGATGTATCTTCAGGTGGGGAGCTGTATCTTGCAAAGAAAGCTAATTTCCCTTCTGAAAAGATTTTTATGCACGGGAATAACAAAACTCCCAAAGAGCTAGAAATGGCTTTAACGATGGAAATAGGCTGTATAGTGGTGGATAGCGAAGACGAACTGGAGTTGCTGGATAAAATTGCTTCAGAAAAGGGAGTTAAACCCAATATTATGCTTAGGATTACTCCTGGCATTAAACCTTCCACTCATGATTATATCCAGACTGGTCAAATTGATTCTAAGTTTGGGTTTGGTTTGACTGACGGGATAGCTTTAAAGGCGGTAAAAAAAGCTCTAGAATTTAAAAATTTACGCTTAAAAGGGTTTCATGTTCACATTGGTTCGCAGATATTTGTTTTGCACTCTTATGCTAAAGCAATAGAAATAATAATGGATTTCTCTAAGCAAATACTTGATGAAACTGGTTTTAATGCTTCAGAAATCAATGTTGGGGGAGGCTTGGGAATAAAGTATAAGGCGAAAGATGAGCCTTCAACAATAGAAGAATATGCAGAGGTAATAGTCAAAAATGTCCAAGAACAAGCAAAAAAACATGGCATAATATCTCCCAAAATTTTGATTGAACCGGGCCGCTCTATAGTTGGTAACTCAGGGGTTACTTTATATACGGTTGGCACAATTAAAGAGATACCTGGTGTTAGACGATATATATCCGTAGATGGGGGAATGTCAGACAATCTTCGTCCAATGCTTTACGGGGCGGAGTATGAAGTGATAATAGCCAATAAAGCCGATTTTAAGCCAGTGAGTAAAGTAACTATCGCGGGTAAACATTGTGAATCCGGAGATGTCCTTATTAAAGACGCAAAACTGCCTTTGGTAGAAATTGGGGATATATTATGTACGCCTGCAACAGGGGCTTATGGGTATATGATGGCAAATAATTATAATAAGCAACCTCGTCCCGCGGTAATTCTCGTAAATGAAGGAAATGCTACTGAAATAATCAGACGTGAAAATTACGAGGATATAGTACGTTTGGAAAGGCCACTTAAGTAATTGAAAATGAAAAGTATAGAGTATAGAGTATGGAGTATAGTAAAACCAGCAATTTGGCTAACAAACTCCCGACTCCCAACTAAGAGACTCCCGACTGATGAGCAAGACAGCTAATAACTGATAGTTAAGGGTAAAGTAAAAATAAACTAGCAAACTAGCAAGGGGAGATGAAAAGTGAAAGATTTGATAAATATA
The nucleotide sequence above comes from Candidatus Oleimmundimicrobium sp.. Encoded proteins:
- the lysA gene encoding diaminopimelate decarboxylase, with protein sequence MVLPLTSKINESSHLEIGGCDAVELAKKFGTPLFVMDEKTIRAQCRKYLSSFQKLNKNTEVIYASKAFISIAMCQIIQEEGLSLDVSSGGELYLAKKANFPSEKIFMHGNNKTPKELEMALTMEIGCIVVDSEDELELLDKIASEKGVKPNIMLRITPGIKPSTHDYIQTGQIDSKFGFGLTDGIALKAVKKALEFKNLRLKGFHVHIGSQIFVLHSYAKAIEIIMDFSKQILDETGFNASEINVGGGLGIKYKAKDEPSTIEEYAEVIVKNVQEQAKKHGIISPKILIEPGRSIVGNSGVTLYTVGTIKEIPGVRRYISVDGGMSDNLRPMLYGAEYEVIIANKADFKPVSKVTIAGKHCESGDVLIKDAKLPLVEIGDILCTPATGAYGYMMANNYNKQPRPAVILVNEGNATEIIRRENYEDIVRLERPLK